The following proteins are co-located in the Cupriavidus pauculus genome:
- a CDS encoding ankyrin repeat domain-containing protein has translation MLDLKIRRLASAMALVGLTAMSGCALVQAAPADDMRKAVEFDDGNTVQKLLAKGVDPNLVDNRGNPMLVVALREKSKKAATALIKAKNIDFDKTNPAGENALMMAALNGELDMIKLMVDGEEAEVNKKGWAPLHYAATNGHNDVVKYLVDHAAYIDAESPNGTTPLMMAARGGHIDTVKLLLDEGADLRLKNQQGMTVIDFAEQYNQKEIADGLKSRWQKLYGNVPPAAPKPKPYVPPNGQPQPKAY, from the coding sequence ATGCTTGATCTGAAGATTCGACGGCTGGCGTCGGCCATGGCGCTGGTGGGTTTGACGGCGATGTCGGGCTGCGCGCTGGTGCAGGCCGCCCCGGCCGACGACATGCGCAAGGCCGTGGAATTCGACGACGGTAACACGGTGCAGAAGCTGCTGGCCAAGGGCGTGGACCCGAACCTCGTGGACAACCGCGGCAATCCGATGCTGGTGGTGGCGCTGCGCGAGAAATCGAAGAAGGCGGCCACGGCGCTGATCAAGGCCAAGAACATCGACTTCGACAAGACCAACCCGGCTGGCGAGAACGCGCTGATGATGGCGGCGCTCAACGGCGAGCTGGACATGATCAAGCTGATGGTCGACGGCGAGGAAGCCGAGGTCAACAAGAAGGGCTGGGCGCCGCTGCACTACGCCGCGACCAACGGCCACAACGACGTGGTCAAGTACCTCGTGGACCATGCGGCCTATATCGACGCCGAAAGCCCGAATGGCACCACGCCGCTGATGATGGCGGCGCGCGGCGGCCATATCGACACGGTCAAGCTGCTGCTGGACGAGGGCGCGGACCTGCGCCTGAAGAACCAGCAGGGCATGACGGTGATCGACTTTGCCGAGCAGTACAACCAGAAGGAAATTGCCGACGGTTTGAAGTCACGCTGGCAGAAGCTCTACGGCAATGTGCCGCCGGCGGCACCCAAGCCGAAGCCCTACGTGCCGCCCAACGGCCAGCCGCAACCCAAGGCGTATTGA
- a CDS encoding cbb3-type cytochrome c oxidase subunit II, whose translation MNNENVLLAGGMTMLALATSALVVLPYLQLHDVKPTEGVKPYTPAQLRGREVYIANGCIYCHSQQPRDSSFAPDARRGWGRAAVAGDYYYDKPHLLGTMRTGPDLLNIGVRQPSADWHLGHLYQPRAYVSGSIMPSYPYLFDVKDAPEAGEKAVPLPPGYAPIGKVVVPTAAALDLVAYLQSLNRTGAALPAAARAGD comes from the coding sequence ATGAACAACGAAAACGTATTGCTGGCCGGCGGCATGACGATGCTGGCGCTGGCGACCAGCGCCCTGGTGGTGCTGCCTTACCTGCAACTGCATGACGTGAAGCCCACCGAGGGCGTCAAGCCCTATACGCCCGCGCAGCTGCGCGGGCGCGAGGTCTACATCGCCAACGGCTGCATCTACTGCCATTCCCAGCAGCCGCGTGACAGCAGCTTTGCCCCGGACGCCAGGCGCGGCTGGGGCCGGGCTGCCGTGGCCGGCGACTACTACTACGACAAGCCGCACCTGCTGGGCACCATGCGCACCGGGCCGGACCTGCTCAATATCGGCGTGCGCCAGCCCAGCGCGGACTGGCACCTGGGTCATCTGTACCAGCCGCGCGCGTACGTCAGCGGCAGCATCATGCCGAGCTACCCGTACCTGTTCGACGTCAAGGACGCGCCCGAGGCCGGCGAGAAGGCCGTGCCGCTGCCGCCCGGCTATGCGCCCATCGGCAAGGTGGTGGTGCCGACGGCCGCCGCGCTGGACCTGGTGGCATACCTGCAATCGCTGAACCGGACCGGGGCCGCACTGCCGGCGGCGGCCAGGGCGGGAGACTGA
- a CDS encoding mechanosensitive ion channel family protein: protein MTFDALLDLFQQRIPAHPWAQISLYVLALVVIAALSQWLVARVVGRVVYRVLSLSGNREWAAALMRHRTYRRLGYAVFLAVITVGISQVPDLGKFSILIERLAHAGTWVSMFLMLSGVLAAWQTVFANSRRAQTRSIKGYVQIAQLALWLVCGVLVLSILIDRSPLWMLSGIGALSAVLLLVFKDTLLSLVASTQLTSNDMLRIGDWIEMPQSNADGFVMDIALHTVKVKNWDNTVTTVPTYKLFSESYRNYRHMFESGARRIKRMLRIDASTVRFLDDDEVTALMRFRLLHDYLEVKQQEVEQTNRALLGENTDPVNRRRLTNLGTFRAYGIAFLRAHPDIHHDLLLNLRMMEPDSQGIPIEVYCFSNRTGWMDYERIQGDIFDHLLAILPELGLRLYQAPSGADLAGVREFSPHGAHAALAAAATDPGAREPTQSPMDRADRVV from the coding sequence ATGACATTTGACGCCCTGCTGGACCTGTTCCAGCAACGCATTCCCGCCCATCCCTGGGCACAGATCTCGCTGTATGTGCTGGCGCTGGTGGTGATCGCCGCGCTGTCGCAGTGGCTGGTGGCCCGGGTGGTGGGCCGCGTGGTCTACCGCGTGCTGAGCCTGTCCGGCAACCGCGAATGGGCCGCCGCGCTGATGCGCCATCGCACCTATCGCCGGCTGGGCTACGCGGTGTTCCTGGCCGTGATCACGGTGGGCATCAGCCAGGTGCCTGACCTGGGCAAATTCTCGATCCTGATCGAACGGCTGGCGCACGCCGGCACGTGGGTCAGCATGTTCCTGATGCTGTCCGGCGTGCTGGCGGCCTGGCAGACCGTCTTCGCCAACAGCCGGCGTGCCCAGACGCGGTCCATCAAGGGCTACGTCCAGATTGCCCAGTTGGCCCTGTGGCTGGTCTGCGGCGTGCTGGTGCTGTCGATCCTGATCGACCGCTCGCCGCTGTGGATGCTGTCGGGCATCGGCGCGCTGTCGGCGGTGCTGCTGCTGGTGTTCAAGGACACGCTGCTGTCGCTGGTGGCCAGCACGCAGCTTACGTCGAACGACATGCTGCGCATTGGCGACTGGATCGAAATGCCGCAGTCCAACGCCGACGGCTTCGTGATGGACATCGCGCTGCACACGGTCAAGGTCAAGAACTGGGACAACACCGTGACCACGGTGCCCACGTACAAGCTGTTCTCGGAAAGCTATCGCAACTACCGCCACATGTTCGAATCCGGCGCGCGCCGGATCAAGCGGATGCTGCGGATCGACGCCTCCACGGTGCGGTTCCTGGACGACGACGAGGTGACGGCGCTGATGCGGTTCCGACTGCTGCACGACTACCTGGAGGTCAAGCAGCAGGAGGTGGAGCAGACCAACCGCGCGCTGCTGGGCGAGAACACCGACCCGGTGAACCGCCGCCGGCTGACCAACCTGGGCACGTTCCGGGCGTACGGCATCGCCTTCCTGCGCGCGCACCCCGACATCCACCACGACCTGCTGCTGAACCTGCGCATGATGGAGCCCGACTCGCAGGGCATCCCCATCGAGGTCTACTGCTTCAGCAACCGCACGGGCTGGATGGACTACGAGCGCATCCAGGGCGATATCTTCGACCACCTGCTGGCCATCCTGCCGGAACTGGGGCTGCGGCTGTACCAGGCGCCGTCCGGCGCCGATCTGGCCGGCGTGCGGGAGTTTTCACCCCACGGCGCCCACGCTGCTTTGGCCGCCGCGGCGACAGACCCAGGGGCCAGAGAGCCAACGCAATCGCCGATGGACAGGGCGGATCGGGTGGTTTGA
- a CDS encoding TatD family hydrolase: protein MFVDSHCHIDFPELAQRLPQLLENMKTNQVTHALCISVTLEDFPRVLALAEQHPNLYASVGVHPDYEEDAEEPTLERLVTLSAHPRVVGTGETGLDYYRLNGRSIADMEWQRERFRTHIRAARQTGKPLIIHTRSSADDTIRLMREENAREAGGVMHCFTETWDIAKQALDEGFHISFSGIVTFKSAADLQETAKKVPLDRMLIETDSPYLAPVPYRGKTNEPAWVRHVGEFIAQLRGEPVEKVAEQTTENFFRLFKHIDRNSHA from the coding sequence ATGTTTGTCGACTCCCATTGCCATATCGATTTTCCCGAGCTGGCGCAGCGCCTGCCCCAGTTGCTGGAAAACATGAAGACCAACCAGGTCACGCACGCGCTGTGCATCTCGGTGACGCTGGAGGATTTCCCGCGCGTGCTCGCGCTGGCCGAGCAGCATCCCAATCTCTACGCGTCGGTGGGCGTGCATCCCGATTACGAGGAAGACGCCGAGGAGCCGACGCTGGAGCGGCTGGTGACCCTGTCCGCCCACCCGCGCGTGGTGGGCACCGGCGAGACCGGGCTGGACTACTACCGGCTCAACGGCCGCAGCATCGCCGACATGGAATGGCAGCGCGAGCGGTTTCGCACCCATATCCGTGCCGCGCGCCAGACCGGCAAGCCGCTGATCATCCATACCCGCTCGTCGGCCGACGACACGATCCGGCTGATGCGCGAGGAAAACGCCCGCGAGGCCGGCGGCGTGATGCACTGCTTCACCGAGACCTGGGACATTGCGAAGCAGGCGCTGGACGAGGGCTTCCATATCTCGTTCTCGGGCATCGTCACGTTCAAGAGCGCCGCCGACCTGCAGGAAACGGCGAAGAAGGTGCCGCTGGACCGGATGCTGATCGAGACCGATTCGCCGTACCTGGCCCCCGTGCCATACCGCGGCAAGACCAACGAACCGGCCTGGGTGCGCCATGTGGGCGAGTTCATCGCCCAGCTGCGCGGCGAGCCGGTGGAAAAGGTGGCGGAACAGACCACGGAAAACTTCTTCCGCCTTTTCAAGCACATAGACAGGAATTCTCATGCTTGA
- a CDS encoding GNAT family N-acetyltransferase — translation MSQSGFTLRLATRDDLPGIVDIYNSTVASRMVTADTEPVSVASREAWFDAHQPARRPLWVCEAADGRMAGWVSYSDFYGRPAYGATAEVSIYLHEDFRGQGLGRLLLDEAISHAPKVGVNTLLGFIFGHNAPSLALFERHGFSRWGDLPRVAVLDGVERDLVILGRRLD, via the coding sequence ATGAGTCAATCTGGTTTCACGCTGCGTCTGGCGACGCGCGACGACCTGCCCGGCATCGTCGACATCTACAACAGCACCGTGGCGTCGCGCATGGTCACGGCCGATACCGAGCCGGTCAGCGTGGCGTCGCGCGAGGCGTGGTTCGATGCGCACCAGCCCGCGCGCCGTCCGCTCTGGGTCTGCGAGGCCGCCGATGGCCGCATGGCCGGCTGGGTCAGCTATTCGGACTTCTACGGCCGGCCCGCCTACGGCGCCACGGCCGAGGTCTCGATCTATCTCCACGAGGATTTCCGCGGCCAGGGCCTGGGCCGGCTGCTGCTCGACGAGGCCATCTCGCATGCGCCCAAGGTGGGCGTGAACACGCTGCTGGGGTTTATCTTTGGCCATAACGCGCCGAGCCTGGCGCTGTTCGAGCGCCACGGCTTCTCGCGCTGGGGCGACCTGCCGCGCGTGGCCGTGCTCGATGGCGTGGAGCGCGACCTGGTGATCCTGGGCCGCCGGCTCGACTGA
- a CDS encoding J domain-containing protein: MHTHYDNLKVSRDAPPEVIRAAYKSLSQKYHPDRHADGEEANRIMRLLNAAYDVLRDPDKRAEHDQWIAAEEKREAEQQLRRAQAQRTAAAQRQAAQRQQAARQAARPAQAGGGTAGQARPGPEDSQQDAPFRARKASRPRAERPARNRPADGPATPLPKYGSFALYAAIGAIILILLGDWSGSGQASASDGTRAAQPASTVQTLAKALTPGAAPGASDRRYTRPSMTPRGMPWPDHSGYLPGYPVLNGNGLSTLTVDNSGSASDVLLKLVAVDGNAPLPVRTSFVRGGSSFTMENISPGAYDLRYQSLDSGEIFRSERFDLSEIREARGTSANRNVFKLYAVPGGTSRSVAISEREFP; this comes from the coding sequence ATGCATACCCACTACGACAACCTCAAGGTTTCCCGCGACGCGCCGCCCGAAGTCATCCGGGCCGCCTACAAGTCCTTGAGCCAGAAATACCATCCCGACCGTCACGCCGACGGCGAGGAAGCCAACCGCATCATGCGGCTGCTGAACGCCGCCTACGACGTGCTGCGCGACCCCGACAAGCGCGCCGAGCACGACCAGTGGATCGCCGCCGAGGAAAAGCGCGAGGCCGAGCAGCAGTTGCGCCGCGCGCAGGCCCAGCGCACCGCCGCCGCCCAGCGGCAGGCGGCCCAGCGCCAGCAGGCGGCCCGGCAGGCCGCGCGGCCCGCGCAGGCGGGCGGCGGCACCGCCGGCCAGGCCCGGCCAGGGCCTGAGGACAGCCAGCAGGACGCGCCGTTCCGCGCGCGCAAGGCGTCGCGTCCGCGCGCCGAGCGTCCGGCCCGCAACCGTCCCGCCGATGGCCCGGCCACGCCGCTGCCGAAGTACGGGTCGTTCGCGCTGTACGCGGCCATCGGCGCGATCATCCTGATCCTGCTGGGCGACTGGTCCGGCAGCGGACAGGCGTCGGCCAGCGACGGCACCCGTGCGGCGCAGCCGGCCAGCACGGTGCAGACGCTGGCCAAGGCGCTCACGCCGGGCGCGGCGCCTGGCGCGTCCGATCGCCGCTACACGCGGCCGTCGATGACGCCGCGCGGCATGCCGTGGCCCGACCACTCGGGCTACCTGCCGGGCTATCCGGTACTCAATGGGAATGGACTGTCGACGCTGACGGTCGACAACTCGGGCAGCGCGTCCGACGTCCTGCTGAAGCTGGTGGCCGTCGACGGCAACGCGCCACTGCCCGTGCGCACGAGCTTCGTGCGGGGCGGGTCGTCGTTCACGATGGAAAACATCTCGCCGGGCGCCTACGACCTGCGCTACCAGAGCCTGGATTCGGGCGAGATCTTCCGCTCCGAGCGCTTCGACCTGAGCGAGATCCGCGAGGCCCGTGGCACCAGCGCCAATCGCAACGTCTTCAAGCTGTACGCGGTGCCCGGCGGCACCTCGCGCTCGGTGGCGATCTCCGAGCGGGAATTTCCCTGA
- a CDS encoding cbb3-type cytochrome c oxidase subunit I, translated as MNTVAILLSAFLLSVFALGAFIWSMQKGFFDTSPAAARVIFGDAETGHPEDPGAARAGLPDPSREAADRSSAPVVFLFLCCAMVWLVVASAAGLTASVKLHAPDLWASVPWLTFGRIRTIHLNAVAYGWAPMAGLGIAMFLLPRLLRTELVGARWAVLGAALWNAGLIAGVGSIAAGISDGLEWLEIPWQVDILFVAGGAFVGFPLVLTLLNRKVDLLYVSVWYMGCALFWFPVLFLVANFPGLHFGVEQATMNWWFGHNVLGLFYTPLALASIYYFLPKVIGQPVKSYGLSLLGFWALAFFYGQVGGHHLVGGPVPGWLITLSVVQSMMMLIPVIAFSINQHQTLRGNFRRLVDSPTLRFVTFGGMMYTLSSIQGSFEALRGVNRVAHFTHYTVAHAHLGLYAFVSFAFFGAIYFIVPRITGREWPYRWLIYSHFWLAVGGIGVYFVSLTIGGWLQGLAMLDAARPFMDSVLLTVPYLKARSLGGLMMLTSHLCFAANFVCVIVGLGPNRDRPALFHPRRGPAQGV; from the coding sequence ATGAACACCGTTGCCATCCTGTTGTCAGCGTTCCTGCTCTCCGTCTTCGCCCTCGGGGCGTTTATCTGGAGCATGCAGAAAGGCTTCTTCGATACCTCGCCGGCCGCCGCGCGGGTCATCTTCGGCGATGCCGAAACCGGCCATCCCGAAGACCCCGGCGCTGCCCGCGCCGGGCTGCCCGACCCCTCGCGCGAGGCGGCCGACCGGTCGTCGGCGCCGGTGGTCTTCCTGTTCCTGTGCTGCGCGATGGTGTGGCTGGTGGTGGCGTCGGCGGCCGGGCTCACGGCATCGGTCAAGCTCCATGCGCCCGACCTGTGGGCATCGGTGCCGTGGCTGACGTTCGGCCGCATCCGCACGATCCACCTCAATGCCGTGGCCTACGGCTGGGCGCCGATGGCCGGGCTGGGTATCGCCATGTTCCTGCTGCCGCGCCTGCTGCGCACCGAACTGGTGGGCGCGCGCTGGGCCGTGCTGGGCGCGGCGCTGTGGAACGCCGGGCTGATCGCGGGCGTGGGCAGCATCGCGGCGGGCATCTCGGACGGGCTCGAATGGCTGGAGATCCCGTGGCAGGTAGACATCCTGTTCGTGGCCGGCGGCGCGTTCGTCGGCTTTCCGCTGGTGCTGACGCTGCTGAACCGCAAGGTGGATCTCCTCTACGTGTCGGTCTGGTACATGGGCTGCGCGCTGTTCTGGTTCCCGGTGCTGTTCCTGGTGGCCAACTTCCCCGGGCTCCATTTTGGCGTGGAGCAGGCCACGATGAACTGGTGGTTCGGCCATAACGTGCTGGGGCTGTTCTACACGCCGCTGGCGCTGGCGTCGATCTACTACTTCCTGCCCAAGGTCATCGGCCAGCCGGTGAAGTCGTACGGCCTGTCGCTGCTGGGGTTCTGGGCGCTGGCGTTCTTCTACGGCCAGGTGGGCGGGCATCACCTGGTGGGCGGCCCGGTACCGGGCTGGCTGATCACGCTGTCGGTGGTGCAGAGCATGATGATGCTGATCCCGGTCATCGCGTTCTCGATCAACCAGCACCAGACGCTGCGCGGCAACTTCCGCCGGCTGGTGGATTCGCCGACGCTGCGCTTTGTCACCTTCGGCGGGATGATGTACACGCTGAGCTCGATCCAGGGCTCGTTCGAGGCGCTGCGCGGGGTCAACCGCGTGGCCCACTTCACGCACTACACCGTGGCGCACGCCCACCTGGGGCTCTATGCGTTCGTCAGCTTCGCGTTCTTTGGCGCCATCTATTTCATCGTGCCGCGCATCACGGGCCGGGAATGGCCGTACCGCTGGCTGATCTACAGCCACTTCTGGCTGGCCGTGGGCGGCATCGGCGTCTATTTCGTCAGCCTGACCATCGGCGGCTGGCTGCAGGGGCTGGCGATGCTGGACGCCGCGCGGCCGTTCATGGATTCGGTGCTGCTGACCGTGCCGTACCTGAAGGCGCGCTCGTTGGGCGGGTTGATGATGCTGACCAGCCACCTCTGCTTTGCCGCCAATTTCGTCTGCGTGATCGTGGGCCTGGGGCCCAACCGCGACCGTCCGGCGCTGTTCCACCCGCGCCGCGGCCCGGCGCAGGGAGTCTGA
- a CDS encoding HD-GYP domain-containing protein — MLRRIKAEQLQIGMFVARLGGPWMNHPFWRSRFLVTSDEQVEQIQSANVQDVWIDILKGRNLPTPATPETMEADAGDDAPEASFEDELERARELIKTGRALIGNLFNDVRMGRALETHGALLLVDSASTSLSRHSQALLAMARLKAKDDYSYLHAFSVCALMIAVGRNLKLPDGEVRELGLAGLVHDIGKLTLPDALLLKAGDLSPAEEEQMRRHPSAGYRILNEARLYTNIPLDVCVHHHERVDGRGYPFGLLEHEISIHAKIAAICDTYDSLTSPRPNHQAWSPARAMEYIAVRVDTLFDRRVFKAFTRTIGIYPLGTVLRLRSGRLAVVCGKNEGEPLRPRVMVFYSVTDSKPLPPEVLDLSHDDDTVIAFEDAKQWGFSDDQLMAMYAPHAR, encoded by the coding sequence ATGCTGAGAAGAATCAAGGCGGAACAGCTACAGATTGGCATGTTCGTGGCAAGGCTGGGCGGGCCGTGGATGAACCACCCGTTCTGGCGGTCGCGGTTCCTGGTCACCAGCGACGAGCAGGTGGAGCAGATCCAGTCGGCCAACGTGCAGGACGTCTGGATCGACATCCTCAAGGGCCGCAACCTGCCCACGCCGGCCACGCCGGAGACCATGGAGGCCGACGCCGGCGACGACGCGCCCGAGGCCAGCTTCGAGGACGAGCTGGAACGGGCGCGCGAGCTGATCAAGACCGGCCGCGCGCTGATCGGCAACCTGTTCAACGACGTGCGCATGGGCCGCGCGCTGGAAACCCACGGCGCGCTGCTGCTGGTGGATTCCGCATCGACGTCGCTGTCGCGCCATTCCCAGGCGCTGCTGGCTATGGCCCGGCTCAAGGCCAAGGACGACTATTCCTACCTGCACGCGTTCTCGGTTTGCGCGCTGATGATCGCCGTCGGCCGCAACCTGAAGCTGCCCGACGGCGAGGTGCGCGAACTGGGGCTGGCCGGGCTGGTGCACGACATCGGCAAGCTGACGCTGCCCGACGCGCTGCTGCTCAAGGCGGGCGACCTGTCGCCGGCCGAGGAGGAGCAGATGCGGCGCCACCCGTCGGCCGGCTATCGCATCCTGAACGAGGCCCGGCTCTACACGAACATCCCGCTCGACGTCTGCGTGCACCACCACGAGCGCGTGGACGGCCGGGGCTACCCGTTCGGGCTGCTGGAGCACGAGATCAGCATCCACGCCAAGATCGCGGCCATCTGCGACACGTACGATTCGCTGACGTCGCCGCGGCCGAACCACCAGGCGTGGTCGCCGGCGCGGGCCATGGAGTACATCGCCGTGCGCGTCGACACGCTGTTCGACCGCCGCGTGTTCAAGGCGTTTACGCGCACCATCGGCATCTATCCGCTGGGCACGGTGCTGCGGCTGCGCTCGGGCCGGCTGGCCGTGGTCTGCGGCAAGAACGAGGGCGAACCGCTGCGGCCGCGCGTGATGGTGTTCTACTCGGTGACCGATTCGAAGCCGCTGCCGCCCGAAGTGCTGGACCTGTCGCACGACGACGACACGGTCATCGCCTTCGAGGACGCCAAGCAGTGGGGCTTCAGCGACGACCAGTTGATGGCGATGTACGCGCCCCACGCCAGGTAG
- a CDS encoding c-type cytochrome, whose product MTDSRDDRHATAARAREHADPHENRAPIPRYVLAMVAVLVGWGAWYIATAPIDQPPALGDRRTEADLRGQPKSAAVDGAAVFQSRCVACHQASGQGLPGVFPPLAGSEWVTGPDATAARIVLRGVTGKLTVKGTAYQGAMPAFADQLGDAEIAAVLTHVRSQWGNAAPPVTAATVAAARADTAAMQAPYDGDAALGKPGG is encoded by the coding sequence ATGACAGATTCGCGTGATGACCGCCACGCCACGGCCGCCCGCGCCCGCGAGCACGCCGACCCGCACGAGAACCGCGCGCCGATTCCGCGCTACGTGCTGGCGATGGTGGCCGTGCTGGTGGGGTGGGGCGCGTGGTATATCGCCACGGCGCCGATCGACCAGCCGCCGGCACTCGGCGACCGCCGCACCGAGGCCGACCTGCGCGGCCAGCCGAAGTCCGCCGCCGTGGATGGCGCCGCCGTGTTCCAGAGCCGCTGCGTGGCCTGCCATCAGGCCAGCGGGCAGGGTTTGCCGGGCGTGTTTCCGCCGCTGGCCGGATCGGAATGGGTGACGGGGCCGGACGCCACGGCGGCGCGGATCGTGCTGCGCGGGGTGACCGGCAAGCTGACCGTCAAGGGCACGGCCTACCAGGGCGCCATGCCGGCGTTTGCCGACCAGCTTGGCGATGCCGAGATCGCCGCCGTGCTGACGCACGTGCGCAGCCAGTGGGGCAATGCCGCGCCGCCCGTGACGGCCGCGACCGTGGCCGCCGCCCGCGCCGACACCGCCGCCATGCAGGCGCCGTACGATGGTGACGCCGCCCTCGGCAAGCCGGGCGGCTAG
- a CDS encoding SCO family protein, giving the protein MVTPPSASRAARRRPLPPWAVLAGVLALAGAAIHGLTDGLSAWTLDQRRAAHIARQTLRLPPIDVHTHDGQRVRLFGGAGAAGAAGAAAMADDPPPAVYLVDFIYTRCATVCRALGAEFDQLQRQRDAVGMAGRIALVSLSFDPRDTLPDLRGYASTHHARPPGWRVAAAVAPADMARLLADADVIAIPDGLGGFAHNGGLHVVGADGTVLATYPLENFQTAYASALAHARRGPR; this is encoded by the coding sequence ATGGTGACGCCGCCCTCGGCAAGCCGGGCGGCTAGGCGCCGGCCGCTGCCGCCGTGGGCGGTGCTGGCCGGCGTGCTGGCGCTGGCGGGCGCGGCAATCCACGGGTTAACCGATGGATTGTCGGCGTGGACGCTCGACCAGCGGCGCGCGGCCCATATCGCGCGCCAGACGCTGCGCTTGCCGCCGATTGACGTCCACACGCACGACGGCCAGCGCGTGCGGCTGTTCGGCGGGGCCGGTGCCGCCGGTGCTGCCGGTGCGGCTGCGATGGCCGACGATCCGCCGCCGGCCGTCTATCTTGTCGATTTCATCTACACACGCTGCGCCACGGTCTGCCGGGCGCTGGGCGCCGAGTTCGACCAGTTGCAGCGGCAGCGCGACGCCGTCGGCATGGCCGGCCGCATCGCGCTGGTGTCGCTGTCGTTCGATCCGCGCGACACGCTGCCGGACCTGCGCGGCTATGCCAGCACCCACCACGCCCGCCCGCCGGGCTGGCGGGTGGCGGCGGCCGTGGCCCCGGCCGACATGGCGCGGCTGCTGGCCGATGCCGACGTGATCGCCATCCCGGATGGCCTGGGCGGCTTTGCGCACAATGGCGGCCTGCATGTGGTCGGCGCCGACGGCACGGTGCTGGCGACCTATCCGCTCGAAAACTTCCAGACGGCCTATGCATCGGCGCTGGCCCACGCCCGACGGGGGCCGCGATGA
- the purT gene encoding formate-dependent phosphoribosylglycinamide formyltransferase, whose translation MTTLGTPLSPSATKVMLLGSGELGKEVLIALQRLGVETIAVDRYENAPGQQVAHHARTITMSDGDQLKALIEAERPHLVVPEIEAIATPTLEALEAAGVVRVIPTARAARLTMDREGIRRLAAETLGLATSPYKFCDSREELQAAIDGGIGYPCVVKPVMSSSGKGQSKIDGPEGVKAAWDYAMAGGRVSHGRVIVEGFIDFDYEITLLTVRAVGASGQVETHFCEPIGHVQVAGDYVESWQPHPMHPKALEAAQHIARAVTADLGGQGLFGVELFVKGEQVWFSEVSPRPHDTGMVTMISQWQNEFELHARAILGLPVDTSLRAPGASAVIYGGVDAEGIVFDGVDEALRVPQTELRLFGKPESFTKRRMGVALAYDADVETARRRAKEAAAKVKPRKG comes from the coding sequence ATGACGACCCTTGGAACGCCCCTCTCCCCCTCCGCCACCAAAGTCATGCTGCTCGGCTCCGGAGAGCTCGGCAAGGAAGTGCTGATCGCGCTACAGCGCCTGGGCGTGGAGACCATCGCCGTCGACCGTTACGAAAACGCGCCCGGCCAGCAGGTGGCGCACCATGCCCGGACGATCACGATGAGCGATGGCGATCAGCTCAAGGCCCTGATCGAGGCCGAGCGGCCGCATCTGGTGGTGCCCGAGATCGAAGCCATCGCCACGCCGACGCTCGAAGCGCTGGAAGCCGCCGGCGTGGTGCGCGTGATTCCCACCGCGCGGGCGGCCCGGCTGACGATGGACCGCGAAGGCATCCGCCGCCTGGCCGCCGAGACCCTGGGCCTGGCCACGAGCCCGTACAAGTTCTGTGATTCGCGGGAAGAGCTGCAGGCCGCCATCGACGGCGGCATTGGCTACCCGTGCGTGGTCAAGCCGGTGATGAGCAGCTCGGGCAAGGGTCAGAGCAAGATCGACGGTCCCGAGGGCGTCAAGGCGGCCTGGGACTATGCGATGGCCGGCGGCCGGGTCAGCCATGGCCGCGTAATCGTCGAGGGCTTCATCGATTTCGATTACGAGATCACGCTGCTGACGGTGCGCGCCGTCGGCGCCAGCGGCCAGGTGGAGACGCATTTCTGCGAGCCGATCGGACACGTCCAGGTGGCCGGCGACTATGTGGAAAGCTGGCAGCCGCACCCGATGCACCCGAAGGCACTGGAAGCCGCCCAGCACATCGCCCGCGCCGTCACGGCCGACCTGGGCGGCCAGGGCCTGTTCGGCGTGGAACTGTTCGTCAAGGGCGAGCAGGTCTGGTTCAGCGAAGTCAGCCCGCGCCCGCACGACACCGGCATGGTCACGATGATCTCGCAGTGGCAGAACGAGTTCGAGCTGCACGCCCGCGCGATTCTGGGGCTGCCGGTGGACACCAGCCTGCGTGCGCCGGGCGCCAGCGCGGTGATTTATGGCGGAGTCGATGCGGAAGGCATCGTGTTCGACGGCGTCGACGAGGCGCTGCGCGTGCCGCAGACCGAACTGCGCCTGTTCGGCAAGCCGGAGTCGTTCACCAAGCGTCGGATGGGGGTGGCACTGGCCTACGACGCCGACGTGGAAACCGCCCGGCGTCGCGCCAAGGAGGCCGCGGCGAAGGTCAAGCCGCGCAAGGGCTGA